The Pseudoalteromonas sp. UG3-2 genome contains a region encoding:
- a CDS encoding lytic polysaccharide monooxygenase, protein MKVINKPLFLFSIFSSAMMLSTQLMAHGYMDFPKARQAYCQQQGGYWWPKDGSNIPNQACRAAFLQSGHYPFVQHHEFAKNVADYQSLAAVKRAIPDGTLCAAGDANKDGINLPSRHWQRTALEPDGSGNIEVRFRATTPHNPSFWQFFLTKADTEIGTKALNWQDLQLIAELGDQEVVIDPNGNRYYEMQVPIPAGRTGDAILYTRWQREDAAGEGFYNCSDITLVDPSMPTTWFDSGFFITPGQQAEPGDSVRFRAFDASGDEYISASLAINQNNQNQWVTNFSRVLTERYANKLKIGVRNEVGEIHFDSDNLLSNVVYLTEPHFTATLSVIKAQTNTPPVVEPIADVELTANESVTIVAQAFDEQNDLLNYSWQLPAELQFTASGEQLVITAPTLEQDTRYTSTLAVSDGKSSSEIAFSVLVTSPNTQPPATWQANKVYVAGDKVTFENAVYQAKWWTRGEQPGAALVWQVL, encoded by the coding sequence ATGAAAGTGATAAATAAGCCACTGTTTTTATTTAGTATATTTAGTAGCGCCATGATGCTTTCTACACAGCTTATGGCACATGGCTATATGGATTTTCCCAAGGCTCGGCAAGCCTATTGTCAACAACAAGGCGGATATTGGTGGCCCAAGGATGGCTCTAACATACCCAATCAAGCTTGCCGTGCTGCTTTTTTACAATCAGGCCATTATCCGTTTGTACAACATCATGAGTTTGCTAAAAATGTCGCTGATTACCAAAGCTTGGCAGCAGTCAAGCGTGCCATACCGGATGGCACCTTGTGCGCGGCAGGCGATGCTAATAAAGACGGTATAAATTTACCCTCTCGTCATTGGCAGCGTACGGCCCTTGAGCCTGATGGCAGTGGTAATATAGAGGTGAGATTTCGCGCCACAACCCCACATAACCCAAGCTTCTGGCAGTTTTTTTTAACCAAAGCCGACACTGAAATCGGTACCAAAGCGCTTAATTGGCAAGACTTGCAACTAATTGCCGAGCTCGGTGATCAAGAGGTCGTTATCGACCCAAATGGCAACCGCTATTATGAAATGCAAGTGCCTATCCCTGCGGGTCGCACTGGCGATGCCATCTTGTATACCCGCTGGCAGCGTGAAGACGCAGCGGGAGAAGGTTTTTATAACTGCTCTGATATCACTTTAGTTGACCCAAGCATGCCTACCACATGGTTTGATTCCGGTTTCTTTATTACACCGGGCCAACAAGCCGAGCCAGGAGATAGCGTAAGGTTTCGGGCTTTTGATGCGTCAGGCGATGAGTACATTAGTGCCAGCTTAGCCATTAATCAAAACAATCAAAACCAGTGGGTAACAAATTTCAGCCGTGTATTAACTGAGCGTTATGCCAATAAGCTGAAAATAGGCGTCAGAAACGAGGTCGGGGAAATTCATTTTGACTCAGATAATTTGCTCAGTAATGTGGTTTATCTCACCGAGCCACACTTTACCGCCACACTCTCTGTAATTAAAGCGCAAACTAATACGCCGCCCGTTGTCGAGCCCATTGCGGATGTGGAATTAACTGCCAATGAGAGTGTCACTATTGTGGCGCAAGCATTTGATGAGCAAAATGACCTTCTCAATTATTCTTGGCAACTGCCTGCTGAGCTGCAATTCACAGCAAGTGGTGAGCAACTCGTCATTACTGCCCCAACTCTAGAACAAGACACTCGCTATACCAGTACCTTAGCCGTCAGTGACGGTAAAAGCAGTTCAGAGATTGCGTTTTCGGTCTTAGTCACCAGTCCCAACACTCAACCCCCAGCCACATGGCAAGCTAATAAAGTCTATGTTGCCGGGGATAAAGTGACATTTGAAAACGCAGTTTACCAAGCTAAGTGGTGGACGCGTGGCGAACAACCAGGGGCTGCCTTGGTATGGCAAGTATTATAA